One stretch of Flavobacterium sp. 9 DNA includes these proteins:
- a CDS encoding HmuY family protein, translated as MKKNFILILSFVLLAFTACNNDDDQTVAVNSVAFAATSVNLTAAATPIEIKFATPTAAAGSLTVSFVETAVVSGTDFTTLPAAAGKTVVIPFEKNVSSVSFTFNKLKDAVEGQVKNVVFTIVSATINTTIAEKKTIQVNFNETASLGSSLAPEVGGPTQPNQVFVDLSSGKMTSVLRTSWDLGFYSGADFRVVINHTVKMSAKQTASTNIDEVQAEDATMLVNGSGDPAQVDDPTGILTKTAIATISATDADNKVYLINMGSNPASVQPAPGKEGSGTGTSRGWKKVRILRSGNDYKVQYADIAATTHEEIIVTKNAAYNFTFLSLLDKKTVSVEPQKAQWDISFTSFTNVIQGQNGLTPYSFADFVLGNLNGGAQAYQVLTTAFTYDAFTLANVESAKFTADQRNIGSNWRSTTGGGTDANGNPISALTVKTDRFFVVKDPAGNVYKVKFTGGLNAGGERGYPTFQYAILK; from the coding sequence ATGAAAAAGAACTTTATTTTAATTCTTTCTTTCGTATTACTTGCTTTTACAGCTTGTAATAATGACGATGATCAAACGGTTGCTGTTAATTCAGTCGCTTTTGCTGCAACTTCAGTAAATTTAACTGCTGCCGCAACTCCAATCGAGATAAAATTTGCAACTCCTACAGCAGCTGCCGGATCGCTAACTGTATCATTTGTGGAAACTGCTGTTGTAAGTGGTACTGACTTTACGACTTTGCCAGCTGCTGCAGGAAAAACGGTTGTAATTCCTTTTGAAAAAAATGTTTCTTCCGTGTCTTTTACTTTCAATAAATTAAAAGATGCTGTGGAAGGTCAGGTGAAAAATGTAGTATTTACTATTGTAAGTGCTACTATCAATACTACAATTGCTGAAAAGAAAACTATTCAGGTGAACTTTAATGAAACTGCATCTTTAGGAAGTTCGTTAGCCCCTGAAGTTGGTGGGCCAACACAGCCAAATCAAGTTTTCGTTGATTTAAGCAGCGGAAAAATGACAAGTGTTCTAAGAACTTCTTGGGATTTAGGTTTTTATTCTGGAGCAGATTTTAGAGTTGTAATAAACCATACTGTGAAAATGTCTGCTAAGCAAACAGCTAGTACTAATATTGATGAAGTTCAAGCAGAAGATGCAACAATGCTTGTTAATGGTAGTGGAGATCCTGCTCAAGTTGATGATCCTACTGGAATTCTTACTAAAACAGCTATTGCGACAATCTCTGCAACAGATGCTGATAACAAAGTATATTTAATTAATATGGGAAGTAATCCTGCTTCTGTACAACCAGCACCAGGTAAAGAAGGTTCAGGCACAGGAACTTCGAGAGGATGGAAAAAAGTTAGAATTTTAAGAAGTGGTAATGATTATAAAGTTCAGTATGCTGATATTGCAGCTACAACTCACGAAGAAATTATTGTTACAAAAAATGCAGCTTATAACTTTACATTTTTAAGTCTTCTGGATAAAAAAACGGTTAGTGTAGAGCCTCAAAAAGCACAATGGGATATTAGCTTTACAAGTTTTACTAATGTTATCCAAGGACAAAATGGGTTAACTCCATATAGTTTTGCAGATTTTGTTTTAGGTAATCTTAATGGTGGCGCACAAGCTTATCAGGTACTTACAACTGCTTTTACATACGATGCATTTACATTAGCAAATGTTGAGAGCGCTAAATTCACAGCGGATCAAAGAAATATCGGTTCAAACTGGAGAAGTACTACTGGAGGAGGAACTGATGCAAACGGAAATCCAATTTCTGCACTTACAGTGAAAACAGATCGTTTCTTTGTGGTTAAAGATCCTGCAGGAAATGTTTATAAAGTGAAATTTACAGGAGGTTTAAATGCTGGAGGAGAAAGAGGTTATCCTACATTCCAATATGCTATTTTGAAATAA
- a CDS encoding IS3 family transposase — MVSYKHLYPIEKMCSVLKVSRSSYYRWFSGGPSNRFIENSLFTDLIKEVFDLSSQTYGSPRIAEQLKRKGYKISKRKVAKLMLLNGWRSKLKRRFKVTTDSNHRYPVCSNHLNRNFTPKSLNEVWVSDITYIRTAAGWLYLTTIIDLYDRQVIGWSLSTRMYTDQTIIPAWKMAVSKREITESLLFHSDRGIQYASIEFRKLINKNTLITQSMSRKANCWDNAVAESFFKTLKAELIYQHKFTTIEEAKLAVFEYIEVWYNRKRLHSSLGYKTPKEMELEFYKIESVA, encoded by the coding sequence ATAGTCAGCTATAAACATTTATATCCTATTGAAAAGATGTGCAGCGTTTTAAAAGTAAGCCGAAGTAGTTATTATAGATGGTTCAGTGGCGGTCCTTCTAATAGATTTATAGAAAATAGTCTATTTACAGATTTAATAAAAGAAGTTTTTGATCTAAGCAGTCAAACTTACGGAAGTCCCAGAATAGCGGAACAGCTAAAAAGAAAAGGATATAAAATATCCAAAAGGAAAGTTGCTAAATTGATGCTTCTTAATGGCTGGAGAAGTAAACTTAAAAGACGCTTTAAAGTAACCACAGATTCTAATCATCGATATCCAGTGTGCAGTAATCATCTCAATAGAAATTTTACACCAAAATCACTTAATGAGGTTTGGGTGTCTGATATAACCTATATAAGAACAGCTGCCGGCTGGTTATATCTTACTACTATTATTGATTTATATGACAGGCAGGTTATAGGATGGTCATTAAGCACACGAATGTATACCGATCAAACGATTATTCCAGCTTGGAAAATGGCAGTATCAAAAAGAGAAATAACAGAATCTTTACTTTTTCATTCAGATAGAGGAATACAATATGCTTCGATAGAATTCAGAAAATTGATTAATAAAAATACTTTAATCACTCAAAGTATGAGTAGAAAAGCTAATTGTTGGGATAATGCTGTAGCTGAAAGTTTTTTCAAGACCCTTAAAGCAGAACTTATCTATCAGCATAAATTCACAACCATTGAAGAAGCTAAATTAGCAGTCTTTGAATATATAGAAGTATGGTATAATAGAAAACGTCTGCATTCTTCTTTGGGATATAAAACACCTAAAGAAATGGAACTAGAATTTTATAAAATAGAAAGTGTAGCATAG
- a CDS encoding transposase produces the protein MKKRVYSAEFKSSAVRLSYERENIKELADELGVQVERIYKWRSSQKTFTNLQPIISKKTEIDSLEVKQLRKALKEKELELEILKKAVHIFSKSDGKSTNL, from the coding sequence ATGAAAAAACGAGTTTACAGTGCTGAGTTTAAATCATCAGCAGTACGATTAAGTTACGAGCGAGAAAACATCAAAGAATTAGCAGATGAACTAGGCGTCCAGGTAGAGCGTATTTATAAATGGAGGTCTTCTCAAAAAACATTTACTAATCTACAACCAATTATTTCTAAAAAGACAGAGATAGATTCTTTAGAAGTAAAACAATTACGAAAAGCCCTTAAAGAAAAAGAATTAGAGCTTGAGATATTAAAAAAGGCCGTTCACATCTTTTCCAAGAGCGATGGGAAATCTACCAATTTATAG
- the argS gene encoding arginine--tRNA ligase, with amino-acid sequence MSLQQILTPSIQKAIQALFDVTVDKIEFQTTRKEFEGDITMVIFPLLKVIKSNPVELGNKIGNYLVDNLPEVAGFNVVSGFLNIVIADSYYLNFFNEIRENNKFGYVTPNPEDKAIMVEYSSPNTNKPLHLGHVRNNLLGYSVAEIIKASGKKVYKTQIINDRGIHICKSMLAWQKFGNGETPQSSGLKGDKLVGKYYVEFDKAYKGEINQLIEAGKTEEEAKKQAPIIVEAQEMLQKWESGDEEVISLWKMMNQWVYDGFAITYTNLGVNFDKYYYESNTYLLGKDVVQVGLDKGVFEKDPDGSVWIDLTDEGLDRKIVLRSDGTAVYMTQDIGTAIQRVKDMPDVGGMVYTVGNEQDHHFKVLFLILKKLGFDWSSTLYHLSYGMVDLPSGKMKSREGTVVDADDLMQDMTDTAKQISEDLGKLDSYSAEEKAKLYKTIGLGALKYYILKIDPKKRILFNPEESVDFAGNTGPFIQYTYARIQSIIRKADFDFSAKTDIQELHEKEKELVKQIELFPEVIQNAAQNHSPALIANYTYDLVKEYNSFYQSVHILGEIDLTKKIFRVQLSQKVAEVIKSAFTLLGIEVPERM; translated from the coding sequence ATGTCATTACAACAAATTCTTACTCCTTCTATACAAAAAGCAATACAAGCATTATTTGATGTTACTGTTGATAAAATCGAATTTCAAACTACTAGAAAAGAGTTTGAAGGCGATATTACAATGGTGATTTTTCCTTTGCTAAAAGTCATCAAAAGCAATCCTGTAGAATTAGGAAATAAAATAGGAAACTATTTAGTAGATAATCTTCCTGAAGTAGCAGGTTTTAATGTTGTTTCGGGATTTTTGAATATAGTAATTGCTGATAGTTATTATTTAAATTTCTTTAATGAAATCAGAGAGAATAATAAGTTTGGATATGTAACTCCAAATCCGGAAGATAAAGCAATAATGGTCGAATATTCTTCGCCAAATACAAATAAGCCTTTGCATTTAGGACACGTTCGTAACAATTTGTTAGGATATTCTGTGGCCGAAATCATTAAAGCTTCTGGAAAAAAAGTATATAAAACTCAAATTATAAACGATCGTGGAATTCATATTTGTAAATCAATGCTGGCTTGGCAGAAATTTGGAAATGGCGAAACTCCTCAAAGTTCAGGTTTAAAAGGGGATAAGTTAGTTGGTAAATATTATGTTGAATTTGATAAAGCTTATAAAGGCGAAATCAATCAATTAATAGAAGCCGGTAAAACCGAAGAAGAAGCAAAAAAACAAGCTCCAATTATTGTTGAAGCTCAGGAAATGCTACAAAAATGGGAATCTGGAGATGAAGAAGTAATTTCGCTTTGGAAAATGATGAACCAATGGGTTTATGATGGTTTTGCAATAACATACACTAATCTTGGAGTTAATTTTGATAAATATTATTATGAAAGTAATACTTATTTATTAGGAAAGGATGTAGTTCAGGTTGGACTTGACAAAGGAGTTTTCGAAAAAGATCCTGATGGTTCAGTTTGGATTGATTTAACAGATGAAGGTTTAGATCGTAAAATCGTATTGCGTTCAGATGGAACTGCGGTTTATATGACGCAAGATATTGGAACTGCAATTCAGCGTGTTAAAGACATGCCAGATGTTGGAGGTATGGTTTACACAGTTGGAAACGAGCAAGATCATCACTTCAAAGTTTTATTCTTAATCTTGAAAAAATTAGGTTTTGATTGGTCTTCAACTCTATATCATTTGTCATACGGAATGGTAGATTTACCTTCTGGAAAAATGAAAAGCCGTGAAGGAACTGTTGTAGATGCTGATGATTTGATGCAAGATATGACAGACACAGCAAAACAAATTTCAGAAGATTTAGGAAAACTGGACAGTTATTCTGCAGAAGAAAAAGCTAAATTGTACAAAACAATTGGTTTAGGAGCATTGAAATATTACATTTTAAAAATAGATCCTAAAAAACGTATTTTGTTTAATCCTGAAGAATCTGTAGATTTTGCTGGAAATACAGGTCCTTTTATACAATATACTTACGCGAGAATTCAGTCAATAATTCGTAAAGCCGATTTTGATTTTTCAGCCAAAACAGACATACAAGAATTACACGAAAAAGAAAAAGAACTGGTAAAACAAATCGAGCTTTTCCCGGAAGTAATTCAAAATGCAGCTCAAAATCATAGTCCTGCTTTAATCGCTAATTATACATATGATTTGGTAAAAGAGTATAATTCATTTTATCAATCAGTTCATATATTAGGTGAAATCGATTTGACAAAAAAAATATTCAGAGTTCAGCTTTCTCAAAAAGTAGCCGAAGTTATAAAATCAGCTTTTACATTATTAGGAATCGAAGTTCCGGAAAGAATGTAA
- a CDS encoding DUF6607 family protein, whose protein sequence is MISKSLYFSAIMALTCSLGFSQDKKQQDIKSIKSMCGCYEVKFNFTETFKYPKDSITYKSSPTKHESALEWVELLEDTPNKIVMQHLLIVSDDMIIKHWRQDWLYENTDLYSFDKGTSWKYKKLEKKAVKGQWTQKVYQVDDSPRYEGSSTWVHVDGQDYWSNVADAPLPRREQTIRNDYNVLKRRNIHEITATGWNHEQDNDKLVRDDSGKDVLLAQEKGMDIYTKVPDVKCIAAQKWWVANNALWKNVRDKWQTLFDRHQDLNLEAKVDRKALYSLLFDLKPDATKAETDAIINKFVK, encoded by the coding sequence ATGATTTCAAAAAGCCTCTATTTTTCAGCCATAATGGCTTTGACATGCAGCCTTGGTTTCAGTCAGGACAAAAAACAACAAGACATTAAGTCAATCAAATCAATGTGTGGTTGTTATGAAGTAAAATTTAATTTTACAGAAACTTTTAAATACCCTAAAGATTCTATTACATATAAGTCTTCACCAACTAAACATGAATCTGCATTAGAATGGGTAGAACTTTTAGAAGACACTCCAAATAAAATTGTAATGCAACACTTATTAATAGTAAGCGATGATATGATCATCAAACACTGGAGACAAGATTGGCTGTATGAAAACACTGATTTATATTCATTTGACAAAGGAACTTCTTGGAAATACAAAAAATTAGAAAAGAAGGCTGTTAAAGGACAATGGACTCAAAAAGTATATCAAGTAGATGATAGTCCTAGATATGAAGGATCTTCGACTTGGGTACACGTTGACGGACAAGATTACTGGTCAAATGTTGCTGATGCGCCTTTACCAAGAAGAGAGCAAACTATACGTAATGACTATAATGTTTTGAAAAGAAGAAACATTCATGAAATTACTGCTACAGGATGGAATCATGAGCAAGACAACGATAAACTAGTTAGAGATGACAGTGGAAAAGATGTCTTGTTAGCACAAGAAAAAGGAATGGATATTTACACTAAAGTTCCAGATGTTAAATGTATCGCTGCTCAAAAATGGTGGGTTGCCAACAATGCACTTTGGAAAAATGTTCGTGACAAATGGCAAACTCTTTTTGACAGACATCAAGACTTAAACCTAGAAGCTAAAGTTGATAGAAAAGCTCTTTATTCTCTTTTGTTTGATTTAAAACCAGACGCAACAAAAGCAGAAACAGATGCAATCATCAACAAGTTCGTAAAATAA
- a CDS encoding TonB-dependent siderophore receptor, translated as MKIKFTLFAAFLFCQISFAQQKDTVASREKLSEVVVTGQLEPQSIKKSVFNVRVITKENIKQLAANNLADVLNQYLNISVTSNGDDGRSKVSMFGLDAQYFKILVDNIPLVSDTGMGTNVDLTQVNLDDVERIEIIEGSMGVTHGANAVTGILNIITKKGGGYKWQISATVQEETVGKEFAFFDKGRHIQSVKIGHNFNENWFVNIGANRNAMAGFYDNKQGKDYDKNDDLRGYTQLPKEQLVGNAILGYQKDAFRIFYKFDYYGEDVHFYSPILNIQDNYPFPDTYFAKDKRYITNRFYHHLNASGNVFSKLKYNVSVSQQKQERDLENFEYQIETRKEFNNERKNYQSKEVFYSTGTLSNFFDSKKVDFQLGYEITNENGFYDSSVGAFRDDNQQAVDIRKRLENYDIYSVAEISVSDKFSIRPGLRFSFQSAFENQYASSLGLRYLFDKGLEARASLGKSYRTPNFDELYTYFVDSNHNMQGNPDLIPENSTSYEVSFKRACTFDSGGQISNNLAVTYLDVDDRIDLVTTQVKPTWNYKYLNINKYKMWNISTVEQYTYKNWNVMLGAAVVGISRKLDLAAENLVSDDKFFYSLRLNSSISYNISKWNTLLAVFYKYNGQQQQYVAGTGADGKAGFFLEELQPYSWMDASIRKSFFKNQFEITVGARNLFNVTSLQSVQNGGGGDASGGAHGGASTDMMLGYGRSYFLKLTYNLNFN; from the coding sequence ATGAAAATAAAATTTACCCTTTTTGCTGCTTTTCTTTTTTGCCAAATATCCTTTGCGCAGCAAAAAGATACTGTTGCATCTCGAGAAAAACTTTCTGAAGTAGTTGTTACTGGACAATTGGAACCACAATCTATAAAAAAATCTGTTTTTAATGTTCGAGTGATTACTAAAGAGAATATAAAGCAACTTGCAGCAAATAATTTAGCTGATGTTTTAAATCAGTATCTGAATATTAGCGTAACGTCGAATGGTGATGATGGGCGCTCAAAGGTTTCTATGTTTGGATTAGATGCCCAGTATTTTAAAATTTTGGTTGATAACATACCACTAGTAAGTGATACAGGTATGGGGACAAATGTCGATTTAACACAGGTGAATCTTGATGATGTTGAACGTATTGAAATAATTGAAGGCTCGATGGGAGTAACTCACGGAGCGAATGCAGTAACGGGAATTTTAAATATTATTACTAAAAAAGGAGGCGGATATAAGTGGCAGATAAGTGCAACTGTTCAGGAAGAAACAGTTGGAAAGGAATTTGCTTTTTTTGATAAAGGACGTCATATACAATCAGTTAAAATTGGTCATAATTTTAATGAAAATTGGTTTGTTAACATAGGAGCGAATCGCAATGCAATGGCTGGTTTTTATGATAATAAACAAGGAAAAGATTACGACAAAAATGATGATCTTAGGGGATATACACAACTGCCGAAAGAACAATTGGTAGGAAATGCGATTCTGGGGTATCAAAAAGATGCTTTTAGAATTTTTTACAAATTTGATTATTATGGTGAAGATGTACATTTTTACAGTCCAATCTTAAATATACAGGATAATTATCCTTTTCCGGATACTTATTTTGCAAAGGATAAAAGATATATTACCAATCGTTTTTATCATCATCTAAACGCAAGTGGTAATGTCTTCTCAAAATTAAAATATAATGTTTCGGTTTCTCAACAAAAACAAGAACGTGATTTAGAAAATTTCGAGTATCAAATTGAAACACGCAAAGAATTTAATAACGAGAGAAAGAATTATCAATCAAAAGAGGTATTTTATTCTACGGGAACATTGAGTAATTTCTTTGATAGTAAAAAAGTTGATTTTCAGCTAGGTTATGAAATTACAAATGAAAATGGATTTTATGATTCATCAGTTGGAGCTTTTAGAGATGATAATCAGCAGGCAGTAGATATTAGGAAGAGACTTGAGAATTATGATATTTATTCGGTTGCCGAAATTAGTGTAAGCGATAAATTCTCAATTCGTCCGGGACTTCGATTTTCATTTCAATCCGCTTTTGAAAATCAGTATGCAAGTTCATTAGGTTTACGATATCTTTTTGATAAAGGATTGGAAGCAAGAGCTTCTTTAGGTAAATCATATCGAACTCCGAACTTTGATGAATTGTATACATATTTTGTCGATTCTAATCACAATATGCAAGGAAATCCAGATTTGATTCCTGAAAACAGCACTTCTTATGAAGTAAGTTTTAAAAGAGCTTGTACGTTTGATTCTGGTGGACAAATCTCAAATAACTTGGCTGTAACCTATTTAGATGTTGACGATCGAATTGATTTGGTTACAACTCAGGTCAAACCGACTTGGAATTATAAATATCTTAATATCAACAAATACAAAATGTGGAACATTTCCACTGTTGAGCAATACACTTATAAAAATTGGAATGTAATGTTGGGAGCTGCGGTAGTTGGAATTTCCAGAAAACTTGATTTAGCTGCTGAAAACTTAGTATCTGATGATAAGTTTTTCTATTCGCTAAGATTAAATTCAAGCATCTCTTATAATATTTCTAAATGGAATACTTTGTTGGCTGTTTTTTATAAATATAATGGGCAGCAGCAACAGTATGTAGCAGGAACTGGCGCCGATGGAAAAGCTGGTTTCTTTTTAGAGGAATTACAGCCTTATAGTTGGATGGATGCTTCTATTCGAAAATCATTTTTTAAAAATCAATTTGAAATTACTGTTGGAGCCAGAAACCTCTTTAATGTTACTAGTCTTCAATCTGTTCAGAATGGAGGGGGAGGCGATGCATCTGGAGGAGCACATGGCGGAGCGAGTACTGATATGATGTTAGGATATGGCCGCTCTTACTTCTTAAAACTTACGTATAATCTAAATTTTAATTAA